In Ptychodera flava strain L36383 chromosome 17, AS_Pfla_20210202, whole genome shotgun sequence, one genomic interval encodes:
- the LOC139115360 gene encoding sialate:O-sulfotransferase 1-like: MVRRVVVVSLVVVLLLVFVGWPNFRVDFGKENEQTANSLDSFAVKSSQEKTDENRQANQKSSSTNCSVRLAAPNTFPLTMLVSLPGSGNTWTRHLIEQATGFYTGSKFNDRKLYEGGLLGEFEDYMAGTTLTVKTHGVSPLASICKAAILIIRNPIDSAIAERNRKLTSSHTEAASWDRSLRFDKGWNRQTQLNHFENMVNYFVELQVPSLVVHYEEMKENTLKEVWRIVKFVNMTMSKEREMCVKHNIEGNFHRKPGDIEAPYEAFTDQMKCDALDAMRRVSMVLVKKGHDPLPCLQEHPVSGCDLFSKAVLSNSNCSADNSTVS, translated from the exons ATGGTCCGAAGAGTAGTGGTTGTGTCACTTGTTGTAGTTCTACTTCTCGTTTTTGTTGGATGGCCCAATTTCAGAGTAGATTTTGGGAAGGAAAATGAACAAACGGCAAACAGTCTCGACTCTTTCGCGGTTAAATCTTCTCAAGAGAAGACGGACGAAAATCGCCAAG CAAACCAAAAATCGAGTTCGACTAATTGCTCCGTTCGGCTTGCTGCTCCTAATACATTCCCGTTAACTATGCTAGTAAGTCTACCAGGTTCAGGCAACACATGGACCCGACATCTCATAGAACAAGCCACTGGGTTTTACACCGGCTCCAAGTTCAATGATAGGAAACTTTACGAAGGTG GATTACTCGGTGAGTTTGAGGATTACATGGCAGGCACCACATTAACGGTAAAAACGCATGGTGTGTCGCCTTTGGCTTCAATTTGCAAAGCAGCAATTTTGATCATTCGTAATCCAATCGACTCAGCAATCGCGGAAAGAAACAGGAAACTCACCTCTAGCCATACTGAAGCtgcatcatgggatagatcCCTACGATTCGACAAAG GCTGGAATCGCCAAACTCAGCTCAATCACTTCGAAAACATGGTTAATTATTTCGTTGAGTTGCAAGTGCCATCTTTGGTTGTTCACTAcgaagaaatgaaagaaaataccCTGAAAGAAGTATGGCGCATTGTCAAGTTCGTGAACATGACCATGAGTAAAGAGCGGGAAATGTGTGTGAAGCACAACATTGAAGGCAACTTTCATCGAAAACCTGGCGATATCGAAGCTCCGTATGAAGCATTCACAGATCAAATGAAATGCGACGCATTGGATGCCATGAGAAGGGTGTCAATGGTACTTGTGAAGAAAGGTCATGACCCACTACCGTGCCTACAGGAACATCCGGTATCTGGCTGTGATTTGTTTTCAAAGGCAGTGTTATCTAATTCCAATTGCTCAGCGGACAACTCCACCGTGTCTTAA
- the LOC139116460 gene encoding sialate:O-sulfotransferase 1-like gives MVRRVVVVSLVVVLLLVFVGWPNFRVEFGEENEQTANSFDSFTVKSSQEKTDENRQANKNSSSTNCSVRLAALNTFPLTMLVSLPGSGNTWTRHLIEQATGFYTGSKFSDRKLYEGGLLGELEDYMAGTTLTVKVHGVPRLASICKAAILIIRNPIDSTIAERNRKLTSSHTEAASWDSSLRFDEDWNRQAQLNHFENMVNDFVELQVPTLVVHYENMKENTLEEVWRIVKFLNMTMSKEREMCVKHNIEGNFHRKPGDIEAPYEAFTDQMKCDTLDAMTRVSMVLVKKGHDPLPCLQEHPVSSCDLFSKAVSSVSNCRADNSTLS, from the exons ATGGTCAGACGAGTAGTGGTTGTGTCACTTGTTGTAGTTCTACTTCTCGTGTTTGTTGGATGGCCCAATTTCAGAGTAGAATTTGGGGAGGAAAATGAACAAACGGCAAACAGTTTCGACTCTTTCACGGTTAAATCTTCTCAAGAGAAGACGGACGAAAATCGCCAAG CAAACAAAAACTCGAGTTCGACTAACTGCTCCGTTCGGCTCGCCGCTCTTAATACATTCCCGTTAACGATGCTAGTAAGTCTACCTGGTTCAGGCAATACATGGACCCGACATCTCATAGAACAAGCCACTGGGTTTTACACCGGCTCCAAATTCTCCGATAGGAAACTTTACGAAGGTG GATTACTCGGTGAGTTGGAGGATTACATGGCAGGTACCACATTAACGGTAAAAGTGCATGGTGTGCCGCGTTTGGCTTCAATTTGCAAAGCAGCAATTTTGATCATTCGCAATCCAATCGACTCAACAATCGCGGAAAGAAACCGGAAACTTACCTCTAGCCATACTGAAGCTGCATCATGGGATAGCTCCCTACGATTCGACGAAG ACTGGAATCGGCAAGCTCAGCTCAATCATTTCGAAAACATGGTTAACGATTTCGTTGAGTTGCAAGTGCCAACTTTGGTTGTTCACTACgaaaacatgaaagaaaataCCCTGGAAGAAGTATGGCGCATTGTCAAGTTCCTGAACATGACCATGAGTAAAGAGCGAGAAATGTGTGTGAAGCACAACATTGAAGGCAACTTTCATCGAAAACCTGGCGATATCGAAGCTCCGTATGAAGCATTCACAGACCAAATGAAATGCGACACACTGGATGCCATGACAAGGGTGTCAATGGTGCTTGTGAAGAAAGGTCATGACCCACTACCGTGCCTACAGGAACATCCGGTATCTAGCTGTGATTTGTTTTCAAAGGCAGTGTCATCTGTTTCCAATTGCAGAGCGGACAACTCCACGCTGTCTTAA